One part of the Streptomyces ferrugineus genome encodes these proteins:
- a CDS encoding inorganic phosphate transporter, with product MENFSLILAIVVVTALAFDFTNGFHDTANAMATTISTGALKPKVAVAMSAVLNLVGAFLSVEVANTISKGLVDETGIRPEVIFAALVGAILWNLLTWLVGLPSSSSHALMGGLIGAAVASAGFGAVHGDVLVTKVLIPAIAAPLVAGLAALLATRLTYTFGKKADGKAAAKGYRTGQIASAGLVSLAHGTNDAQKTMGVITLALVAGGAVAPDSDPPMWVILSAGIAIALGTYLGGWRIIRTMGKGLTDLQPQQGFAAQTSAATVILASSHLGFSLSTTHSVSGSVMGAGLGRKGGVVRWSTATRMFVAWGLTLPAAALVAALAEYVTGLGNWGTAAVAVFLVASSAAIWKISRREVVDHTNVNETEESPGVVTTAIAAVTPPPATPAHPAAEELAATVPASSSTEPAPSQATV from the coding sequence ATGGAAAACTTCTCGCTGATCCTCGCGATTGTGGTCGTGACCGCACTCGCGTTCGATTTCACGAACGGTTTCCACGACACCGCCAACGCGATGGCCACCACCATCTCGACCGGTGCGCTCAAGCCCAAGGTCGCGGTGGCCATGTCCGCCGTGCTGAACCTTGTCGGCGCCTTCCTCTCCGTGGAGGTCGCCAACACGATCTCCAAAGGTCTCGTCGACGAGACCGGCATCCGTCCCGAGGTCATCTTCGCCGCGCTGGTCGGCGCGATCCTCTGGAATCTGCTGACCTGGCTGGTGGGCCTGCCCTCCAGCTCCTCGCACGCCCTGATGGGCGGTCTGATCGGTGCCGCCGTCGCCTCGGCCGGCTTCGGCGCGGTCCACGGCGACGTACTCGTCACCAAGGTCCTGATCCCGGCGATCGCCGCCCCGCTGGTCGCGGGCCTCGCCGCGCTGCTCGCCACCCGCCTGACGTACACCTTCGGCAAGAAGGCCGACGGCAAGGCCGCCGCCAAGGGCTACCGCACCGGCCAGATCGCCTCCGCCGGCCTGGTCTCCCTCGCGCACGGCACGAACGACGCGCAGAAGACGATGGGCGTCATCACCCTCGCCCTGGTCGCCGGCGGCGCCGTCGCCCCCGACTCCGACCCGCCCATGTGGGTCATCCTCTCCGCCGGTATCGCCATCGCGCTCGGCACCTACCTCGGCGGCTGGCGCATCATCCGCACGATGGGCAAGGGTCTGACCGACCTCCAGCCGCAGCAGGGCTTCGCCGCCCAGACCAGCGCCGCCACGGTCATCCTGGCCTCCTCCCACCTCGGCTTCTCCCTGTCCACCACGCACTCCGTCTCCGGTTCGGTGATGGGTGCCGGCCTCGGCCGCAAGGGCGGCGTCGTCCGCTGGTCCACGGCCACCCGGATGTTCGTCGCCTGGGGCCTGACCCTCCCGGCCGCCGCCCTGGTCGCCGCGCTCGCGGAGTACGTGACGGGCCTCGGCAACTGGGGCACGGCAGCGGTCGCCGTCTTCCTGGTCGCCTCCAGCGCCGCGATCTGGAAGATCTCCCGCCGCGAGGTCGTCGACCACACCAACGTCAACGAGACCGAGGAGTCGCCCGGTGTGGTCACCACCGCCATCGCCGCCGTGACCCCGCCCCCGGCGACCCCCGCGCACCCGGCGGCCGAGGAACTGGCGGCCACCGTCCCGGCCTCGTCGTCCACCGAGCCCGCGCCGTCCCAGGCCACGGTCTGA
- a CDS encoding lysozyme, with the protein MARDRKPSRHRSRLIAISAAALTLSGTALAEIPAAAASKPKGHDVSSHQKNVNWQSSKTKGARFVYVKATESHTYRNPYFGQQYNGSRDAGLIRGAYHFAVPNKSSGRTQAAFFVRNGGGWRSDGWTLPPALDIEYNPYSKHKCYGLSKAKMVNWIQSFSNEVKRLTGRRPVIYTTTHWWNTCTGTSRAFASNHALWIARYNSSTAGAMPAGWRFWTFWQYDNGGSLPGDQNLFNGSMTQLRKFARGH; encoded by the coding sequence ATGGCCCGTGATCGCAAACCGTCCCGTCACCGCTCCCGTCTCATAGCGATATCCGCGGCGGCCCTCACCCTCAGCGGAACCGCCCTCGCCGAGATCCCGGCCGCGGCCGCGAGCAAGCCCAAGGGCCATGACGTCTCCTCGCACCAGAAGAACGTCAACTGGCAGAGCTCCAAGACGAAGGGCGCCAGGTTCGTCTACGTCAAGGCGACCGAGTCCCACACCTACCGCAACCCGTACTTCGGCCAGCAGTACAACGGCTCGCGCGACGCGGGCCTGATCCGCGGCGCGTACCACTTCGCGGTGCCGAACAAGTCGTCGGGCAGGACCCAGGCCGCGTTCTTCGTGCGCAACGGCGGCGGCTGGCGGTCGGACGGCTGGACCCTGCCACCCGCCCTCGACATCGAGTACAACCCGTACAGCAAGCACAAGTGTTACGGGCTGAGCAAGGCGAAGATGGTCAACTGGATCCAGTCCTTCAGCAACGAGGTGAAGCGACTGACCGGCCGCCGCCCGGTGATCTACACCACCACCCACTGGTGGAACACCTGCACCGGCACCAGCCGCGCCTTCGCCTCCAACCACGCCCTGTGGATCGCCCGCTACAACTCCTCGACCGCGGGCGCGATGCCGGCCGGATGGCGGTTCTGGACCTTCTGGCAGTACGACAACGGCGGCAGCCTGCCGGGTGACCAAAATCTCTTCAACGGCTCCATGACCCAGCTGAGGAAGTTCGCCCGGGGCCACTAG